The following coding sequences lie in one Arachis ipaensis cultivar K30076 chromosome B05, Araip1.1, whole genome shotgun sequence genomic window:
- the LOC107640769 gene encoding extensin-like — protein MRKKTIPERPPREKIFKLPTKPSTRSQDRTFTPSPSPPTSPHRCDPMARTKNTPRFPASVKPTPPPKATPSKPGSSKPGSAKPGSSKGKRQATEEPIPEPTQPKSRQSNHLIELSKEKRKLASKHENFLKKSRDRVAVLMTFIDNLQNDEDVATDVEEEAASEGNGSDA, from the coding sequence atgaggaagaaaaccattccTGAAAGGCCTCCTCGTGAGAAGATTTTCAAGCTACCCACAAAGCCTTCCACTCGCTCTCAAGACCGCACCTTTaccccttctccttctcctcctacctctcctcaTCGCTGTGACCCCATGGCTCGGACCAAAAATACCCCAAGATTTCCTGCCTCTGTCAAGCCGACGCCACCACCAAAGGCCACACCTTCCAAGCCTGGCTCCTCAAAACCAGGTTCAGCAAAGCCTGGCTCCTCCAAAGGCAAACGTCAGGCGACTGAGGAACCCATACCCGAACCAACACAACCAAAATCCAGGCAGTCGAATCACTTAATTGAATTGAGCAAAGAGAAAAGGAAGCtggctagcaagcatgagaacttcctGAAGAAATCAAGGGATAGGGTGGCTGTGCTCATGACCTTCATCGATAaccttcaaaatgatgaagacgttgccactgatgttgaagaggaagctgctTCGGAGGGGAATGGCTCTGATGCCTAG